The following are from one region of the Quercus robur chromosome 1, dhQueRobu3.1, whole genome shotgun sequence genome:
- the LOC126688873 gene encoding peptidyl-prolyl cis-trans isomerase CYP20-1, which produces MARTTSFLLCAFVLFGTLALIQAKKPKEDLKEVTHKVYFDVEIGGKPAGRIVMGLFGKAVPKTAENFRALCTGEKGVGKSGKPLHYKGSTFHRIIPSFMLQGGDFTLGDGRGGESIYGEKFSDENFKLKHTGPGLLSMANAGPDTNGSQFFITTVTTSWLDGRHVVFGKVLSGMDVVYKVEAEGNQSGTPKSKVVITDSGELDA; this is translated from the exons ATGGCCAGAACGACATCGTTCCTCCTTTGTGCTTTCGTCCTCTTCGGAACCCTAGCTCTCATTCAG GCTAAGAAGCCAAAGGAAGATTTGAAGGAAGTGACCCATAAAGTTTATTTTGATGTTGAGATTGGTGGAAAGCCCGCTG GTCGAATTGTGATGGGTCTGTTTGGGAAGGCAGTTCCAAAAACCGCAG AGAACTTCCGAGCACTGTGCACAG GGGAGAAAGGTGTTGGAAAGAGTGGAAAACCACTCCATTACAAAGGTAGCACATTCCACAGGATTATTCCCAGCTTCATGCTCCAGGGAGGTGATTTCACACTAGGTGATGGAAGAGGTGGAGAATCAATCTATGGAGAGAAGTTTTCTGATGAGAACTTCAAGCTAAAGCATACCGGACCAG GGCTTCTGTCAATGGCAAATGCTGGCCCTGACACAAACGGTTCACAATTCTTTATTACAACAGTGACAACTAGCTG GTTGGATGGTAGGCATGTTGTGTTTGGAAAGGTGCTATCTGGAATGGATGTTGTTTACAAGGTTGAAGCTGAAGGAAACCAAAGCGGCACACCCAAGAGCAAGGTCGTTATTACAGACAGTGGTGAACTTGATGCGTAA
- the LOC126688892 gene encoding E3 ubiquitin-protein ligase APD2-like isoform X2: protein MEEPEHSQHGTTPSSSTVTTSTDGPSSSLPPTSQVQEEVEIEQHENGENDHLHHHRHHHHRHHILLNHRRQQQQPSNLSYRVNISISDAPSTETRDDVWACLFVLVTFWFFASMTLIFGFYGSVNLQLGPNCSRLIQTNPFFVQSIMAEEINEPEVGPVLYGFYKPPPLDVEITWTETHNIFVPANFHKDLIYYLNKGSTVDIIYHVKSPSSSPLSLVIAQGKDSLVEWIEDPSYPNTTLSWNIIHGSGKIQQKISKSSDYYIAVGNLHTEEVEVELNFTINAFLYNTTQAYYPCSLGNPLCSLKLSLLGTNVAVLTSPHLKEGTDDDWYVKLSYGPRWVTYFVGSGVMTVLILLAFRFFNTFQTTAEDRTRFQPGEVGTERAPLLLHKDEDVSSWGSSYDSVSHDEEDLEEQLAVNCIEGQQITEGKNSNNPQRLCVICFDSSRDCFFLPCGHCAACFTCGTRIAEESGTCPICRRKMKKVRKIFTV from the exons ATGGAAGAACCAGAACATAGCCAACATGGAACTACGCCTTCTTCTTCTACTGTCACAACCTCCACTGACGGtccatcttcttcattgccGCCTACTTCACAGGTTCAAGAAGAAGTAGAAATTGAACAACATGAGAATGGAGAAAATGATCACCTTCACCatcaccgccaccaccaccaccgccatcACATACTTCTCAATCATCGCCGGCAACAACAGCAGCCTTCTAATTTGTCCTATCGTGTGAACATATCCATATCTGATGCGCCCTCGACTGAGACAAGGGATGATGTATGGGCTTGCCTCTTTGTGCTCGTCACATTTTGGTTCTTCG CATCCATGACtctgatttttggattttatggATCTGTGAATCTACAATTGGGCCCAAATTGCTCCCGCCTAATACAAACTAACCCATTCTTTGTGCAGTCTATTATG GCCGAGGAAATCAATGAGCCAGAAGTTGGGCCAGTGCTATATGGATTTTATAAACCTCCTCCCCTGGATGTTGAGATCACCTGGACTGAAACACATAATATATTTGTACCAGCCAATTTTCACAAG GACTTGATTTACTACCTGAACAAAGGGTCCACAGTGGATATCATATACCATGTAAAATCTCCAAGCTCCTCACCTTTATCCCTTGTGATTGCACAAG GTAAAGATAGCCTTGTTGAGTGGATAGAGGACCCATCATATCCTAATACAACTTTGTCTTGGAATATTATTCATG GGAGTGGTAAGATTCAACAGAAAATATCAAAGTCCTCCGATTATTATATTGCAGTGGGGAACTTGCATACTGAGGAGGTGGAG GTAGAATTAAATTTCACCATAAATGCTTTCCTCTATAACACAACTCAGGCATATTACCCGTGCTCCCTGGGTAACCCTTTGTGTAGTTTGAAGCTCTCTCTTTTAGGAACAAATGTTGCTGTCCTTACTTCTCCACATCTGAAAGAG GGCACTGATGATGACTGGTATGTCAAACTGTCTTATGGACCACGATGGGTCACATATTTTGTTGGATCAG GTGTAATGACTGTACTCATCTTACTGGCCTTCAGATTCTTCAACACTTTCCAAACCACGGCTGAAGATAGAACAAGATTTCAGCCAGGGGAGGTGGGAACTGAACGAGCCCCATTGCTTTTGCACAAAGATGAAGATGTTTCAAGTTGGGGTTCATCTTATGACTCTGTCTCACACGATGAGGAGGATCTGGAGGAGCAGCTTGCGGTGAATTGTATTGAAGGTCAGCAAATAACAGAAGGCAAAAATAGCAACAATCCCCAGCGTCTTTGTGTCATTTGCTTTGATTCCTCTAGAGATTGTTTCTTTCTACCATGTGGTCATTGTGCTGCCTGTTTTACATGTGGAACAAG GATTGCAGAAGAGTCTGGTACTTGTCCTATATGCCGCAGGAAGATGAAGAAGGTGAGAAAGATTTTTACAGTTTGA
- the LOC126688892 gene encoding E3 ubiquitin-protein ligase APD2-like isoform X1 yields MEEPEHSQHGTTPSSSTVTTSTDGPSSSLPPTSQVQEEVEIEQHENGENDHLHHHRHHHHRHHILLNHRRQQQQPSNLSYRVNISISDAPSTETRDDVWACLFVLVTFWFFAASMTLIFGFYGSVNLQLGPNCSRLIQTNPFFVQSIMAEEINEPEVGPVLYGFYKPPPLDVEITWTETHNIFVPANFHKDLIYYLNKGSTVDIIYHVKSPSSSPLSLVIAQGKDSLVEWIEDPSYPNTTLSWNIIHGSGKIQQKISKSSDYYIAVGNLHTEEVEVELNFTINAFLYNTTQAYYPCSLGNPLCSLKLSLLGTNVAVLTSPHLKEGTDDDWYVKLSYGPRWVTYFVGSGVMTVLILLAFRFFNTFQTTAEDRTRFQPGEVGTERAPLLLHKDEDVSSWGSSYDSVSHDEEDLEEQLAVNCIEGQQITEGKNSNNPQRLCVICFDSSRDCFFLPCGHCAACFTCGTRIAEESGTCPICRRKMKKVRKIFTV; encoded by the exons ATGGAAGAACCAGAACATAGCCAACATGGAACTACGCCTTCTTCTTCTACTGTCACAACCTCCACTGACGGtccatcttcttcattgccGCCTACTTCACAGGTTCAAGAAGAAGTAGAAATTGAACAACATGAGAATGGAGAAAATGATCACCTTCACCatcaccgccaccaccaccaccgccatcACATACTTCTCAATCATCGCCGGCAACAACAGCAGCCTTCTAATTTGTCCTATCGTGTGAACATATCCATATCTGATGCGCCCTCGACTGAGACAAGGGATGATGTATGGGCTTGCCTCTTTGTGCTCGTCACATTTTGGTTCTTCG CAGCATCCATGACtctgatttttggattttatggATCTGTGAATCTACAATTGGGCCCAAATTGCTCCCGCCTAATACAAACTAACCCATTCTTTGTGCAGTCTATTATG GCCGAGGAAATCAATGAGCCAGAAGTTGGGCCAGTGCTATATGGATTTTATAAACCTCCTCCCCTGGATGTTGAGATCACCTGGACTGAAACACATAATATATTTGTACCAGCCAATTTTCACAAG GACTTGATTTACTACCTGAACAAAGGGTCCACAGTGGATATCATATACCATGTAAAATCTCCAAGCTCCTCACCTTTATCCCTTGTGATTGCACAAG GTAAAGATAGCCTTGTTGAGTGGATAGAGGACCCATCATATCCTAATACAACTTTGTCTTGGAATATTATTCATG GGAGTGGTAAGATTCAACAGAAAATATCAAAGTCCTCCGATTATTATATTGCAGTGGGGAACTTGCATACTGAGGAGGTGGAG GTAGAATTAAATTTCACCATAAATGCTTTCCTCTATAACACAACTCAGGCATATTACCCGTGCTCCCTGGGTAACCCTTTGTGTAGTTTGAAGCTCTCTCTTTTAGGAACAAATGTTGCTGTCCTTACTTCTCCACATCTGAAAGAG GGCACTGATGATGACTGGTATGTCAAACTGTCTTATGGACCACGATGGGTCACATATTTTGTTGGATCAG GTGTAATGACTGTACTCATCTTACTGGCCTTCAGATTCTTCAACACTTTCCAAACCACGGCTGAAGATAGAACAAGATTTCAGCCAGGGGAGGTGGGAACTGAACGAGCCCCATTGCTTTTGCACAAAGATGAAGATGTTTCAAGTTGGGGTTCATCTTATGACTCTGTCTCACACGATGAGGAGGATCTGGAGGAGCAGCTTGCGGTGAATTGTATTGAAGGTCAGCAAATAACAGAAGGCAAAAATAGCAACAATCCCCAGCGTCTTTGTGTCATTTGCTTTGATTCCTCTAGAGATTGTTTCTTTCTACCATGTGGTCATTGTGCTGCCTGTTTTACATGTGGAACAAG GATTGCAGAAGAGTCTGGTACTTGTCCTATATGCCGCAGGAAGATGAAGAAGGTGAGAAAGATTTTTACAGTTTGA